One stretch of Desulfovibrio sp. UCD-KL4C DNA includes these proteins:
- a CDS encoding site-specific integrase, with the protein MQPATAQDQTFAGVVRAYYQSRKGEIKESTIKSDFYRLNKAILPLIGEKAIRQITKNDVEMIIDDCRERENKNVSINRGLDILRSVFAYAVSVDLIESAPVVRRLKDDRDIIKPPTPAEAKKLFSVALPHVKRAIIISCATGIRPGRSELFKTTWADIDFDRAEMFVESAKKGGLAQRVVPLRADILPLMKQWFKEDNEDISRTVIHWHGKPIKHHIRSAWTRALKLAGITRRLRPYDLRHHFATYALSAGSDIKSVADAMGHTDPSTTMKVYQHVLQRAKRAAVESLPSLTDGED; encoded by the coding sequence GTGCAACCAGCTACAGCGCAAGATCAAACTTTTGCCGGGGTTGTTAGAGCCTATTACCAAAGCCGAAAGGGTGAAATTAAAGAATCTACGATCAAGAGCGACTTTTACCGCCTCAATAAAGCTATTCTGCCTTTGATAGGTGAAAAGGCTATCCGCCAGATTACCAAGAATGATGTTGAAATGATTATTGACGATTGCCGGGAACGCGAAAATAAAAACGTATCCATTAACCGTGGTCTGGATATTCTCCGTTCTGTCTTTGCCTATGCCGTATCTGTGGACCTGATAGAATCCGCGCCTGTAGTGCGCCGTCTAAAGGACGATAGAGATATTATTAAGCCACCTACCCCCGCGGAAGCTAAAAAACTTTTCTCTGTAGCCCTCCCACACGTAAAACGGGCAATTATCATTAGCTGTGCAACGGGCATTAGACCGGGACGCTCTGAATTATTCAAAACCACGTGGGCAGACATAGACTTTGATCGCGCGGAAATGTTTGTAGAATCGGCGAAGAAAGGCGGACTGGCTCAAAGAGTAGTACCACTCCGCGCTGATATTTTACCGTTGATGAAGCAATGGTTTAAAGAAGATAACGAAGATATTTCAAGAACGGTCATTCACTGGCACGGCAAACCTATCAAGCATCATATCCGTTCAGCATGGACGCGCGCCTTAAAACTGGCAGGAATCACCCGCAGATTACGCCCTTACGATTTACGGCATCATTTTGCCACCTATGCACTCAGTGCGGGCAGTGATATAAAAAGTGTAGCCGATGCAATGGGCCACACGGACCCGTCAACTACTATGAAAGTTTACCAGCATGTATTGCAACGGGCCAAGCGCGCGGCGGTTGAATCGTTGCCGTCATTGACGGATGGGGAAGATTAA